Proteins encoded within one genomic window of Bacillus sp. F19:
- a CDS encoding divalent metal cation transporter, producing MKKQSNFSLLLGAAFLMATSAIGPGFLTQTTHFTQVLAASFGFVILMSVIIDIGAQLNIWRIIAVAEKPAQDIANAVLPGLGYFISILIVLGGLAFNIGNIGGAGLGTNVMFGMSTQTGAILSGIIAIGIFLVKEAGKVMDRFAQVMGFVMIALTLYVMVSAQPPLAEAAIKTVKPDTIDYLAIVTLVGGTVGGYITFAGGHRLLEAGIKGQAALPQVTKSSISAIGIASIMRIFLFLAALGIVAQGLVLDPANPPASVFKHAAGNVGYRMFGIIMWAAAVTSVVGAAYTSVSFIRTFNPMIEKYHKWFIVGFIAVSTFVYAIIGEPVKILILVGSLNGLILPIALAVMLIAAHKKKIVGDYKHPVWLTIFGALIVVAMSLMGGYSLINGIPKLFE from the coding sequence ATGAAAAAACAATCAAACTTCAGCCTGCTGCTTGGAGCAGCCTTTTTGATGGCAACTTCTGCCATCGGCCCTGGATTTTTAACTCAAACCACTCATTTTACACAGGTTCTAGCTGCAAGTTTCGGGTTTGTGATTTTGATGTCTGTCATTATTGATATTGGTGCACAGCTGAATATATGGCGCATCATTGCAGTGGCTGAGAAACCAGCTCAGGATATAGCGAATGCTGTACTCCCTGGTCTTGGGTATTTTATCTCTATCTTAATCGTGCTTGGGGGACTTGCATTTAATATTGGGAATATCGGCGGAGCTGGACTAGGCACAAATGTGATGTTCGGGATGTCTACTCAAACAGGAGCCATCCTGAGCGGCATCATTGCAATTGGGATATTTCTTGTAAAAGAAGCCGGTAAAGTGATGGACCGTTTTGCACAAGTAATGGGTTTTGTCATGATTGCCCTTACCCTTTATGTCATGGTTTCTGCCCAGCCGCCTTTAGCTGAAGCAGCTATAAAAACGGTTAAGCCTGACACTATTGATTATCTGGCGATTGTCACTCTTGTAGGAGGAACTGTTGGAGGATATATCACATTTGCCGGAGGACACCGATTGCTTGAAGCTGGCATTAAAGGACAAGCAGCCCTGCCTCAAGTAACGAAAAGCTCCATCTCTGCAATTGGCATTGCATCTATCATGCGCATATTCTTATTCTTAGCTGCCTTAGGTATTGTTGCTCAAGGGCTGGTTTTAGATCCTGCCAATCCTCCAGCTTCTGTTTTTAAACACGCTGCAGGAAATGTCGGATACAGAATGTTCGGAATTATTATGTGGGCAGCTGCTGTGACGTCTGTAGTCGGTGCTGCTTATACATCTGTTTCTTTCATAAGAACCTTCAACCCAATGATTGAGAAATATCATAAATGGTTTATTGTTGGATTTATTGCAGTCTCCACGTTTGTATATGCTATAATCGGGGAACCTGTTAAAATTCTTATTCTGGTTGGTTCACTCAACGGGTTAATTTTACCTATCGCCCTTGCAGTTATGCTGATTGCTGCACATAAAAAGAAAATTGTCGGTGATTACAAGCATCCTGTATGGTTAACTATTTTTGGCGCATTGATCGTTGTAGCCATGTCACTTATGGGCGGATACTCGCTTATTAATGGAATTCCGAAATTATTTGAATAA
- a CDS encoding LamB/YcsF family protein, translated as MHKVDLNCDMGESFGAYKMGNDEEILNYVSSANIACGFHAGDPSTMRKTVKLAIDKSVGIGVHPGFNDLSGFGRRNIDLTPKEVYDLVVYQIGALSGFAAAEGGSLQHVKPHGALYNMASVDSHISEAIAEAVYKVDSNLILFGLAGSELIKAGEKLGLKTASEVFSDRTYQDNGTLTSRRDPRALIEDHETAVAQVIRMVKDGKVTSLSGKNLSIKADTICIHGDGAHALQFAKYISDALQHAGISIKKASKVLT; from the coding sequence ATGCATAAAGTTGATTTAAACTGCGATATGGGAGAAAGCTTTGGCGCTTATAAAATGGGGAATGACGAAGAAATATTGAATTACGTTTCTTCGGCTAATATTGCCTGCGGCTTTCATGCCGGTGATCCCTCAACAATGAGAAAAACGGTTAAACTTGCGATTGATAAAAGCGTTGGAATCGGGGTCCATCCCGGTTTTAATGATTTATCAGGGTTTGGAAGAAGAAATATTGACCTCACTCCTAAAGAAGTATATGACCTGGTTGTCTATCAAATTGGAGCATTATCTGGCTTTGCCGCAGCTGAAGGAGGATCTCTCCAGCATGTGAAACCGCACGGTGCCCTTTATAATATGGCTTCTGTAGACAGCCACATCTCAGAAGCCATTGCTGAGGCGGTTTACAAAGTTGATTCGAACCTGATTCTCTTCGGCCTTGCCGGCAGTGAATTAATTAAAGCCGGAGAAAAATTAGGTTTAAAAACTGCAAGTGAGGTCTTTTCTGATAGAACGTATCAGGATAATGGCACGTTAACCTCAAGACGAGACCCCCGCGCATTGATTGAGGATCACGAAACGGCAGTAGCTCAAGTGATACGAATGGTGAAAGATGGGAAAGTCACATCGCTTTCCGGAAAGAACCTGTCAATTAAAGCAGATACTATTTGCATTCATGGAGATGGCGCACATGCCCTTCAATTTGCAAAATACATATCCGATGCCCTGCAGCATGCAGGAATAAGCATCAAAAAAGCAAGCAAAGTTCTTACTTAA
- a CDS encoding biotin-dependent carboxyltransferase family protein: MKVKKSGLLTSIQDLGRYGSQKYGVIASGAMDTLSHRIANMLVGNSENEAAVEMTMLGAHFEFQSDSLISICGGDLSPVLNDRPAKMWRPLFVKKGSLLTFGRAKKGCRAYLAAAGGFDVPEVMGSKSTYLRAGIGGYAGRAIENGDILSFGKMSEQSTTLFERFFDSAPYSEIDWSASPEFFPFLREDVCVRVVKGRQFDDFTEESQSLIFSEPFKITPQSDRMGYRMEGPKLTLENKAEMISEAVTFGTIQVPADGNPIILLADRQTTGGYPKIAQVASVDLPYLSQFKPGEVVQFKEISLDEAQELLIDRERRLQHLKQGLFLKTS, translated from the coding sequence ATTAAAGTCAAAAAATCAGGACTTCTGACATCTATTCAAGATCTTGGCAGATATGGTTCCCAAAAGTATGGTGTAATCGCAAGCGGTGCGATGGATACCCTCTCTCACAGAATCGCCAACATGCTTGTAGGAAATTCTGAGAACGAGGCAGCAGTTGAAATGACGATGCTCGGAGCCCATTTTGAATTTCAGTCAGATTCACTGATCTCTATTTGCGGCGGAGATTTATCACCCGTTCTGAATGACCGGCCTGCAAAAATGTGGCGGCCGTTATTTGTGAAAAAAGGCAGTTTGCTTACATTTGGAAGGGCTAAAAAAGGATGCAGAGCTTATCTTGCAGCCGCTGGGGGATTTGATGTTCCCGAGGTGATGGGAAGCAAATCAACCTATTTACGAGCAGGAATTGGCGGATATGCAGGAAGAGCTATCGAAAATGGGGACATACTATCTTTTGGAAAGATGTCTGAGCAGTCCACTACCCTTTTTGAACGTTTTTTTGACTCTGCTCCTTATTCGGAAATTGATTGGTCCGCATCTCCGGAATTTTTTCCTTTCTTAAGAGAGGATGTATGCGTACGTGTTGTAAAAGGAAGGCAATTTGATGACTTTACAGAGGAAAGCCAATCTCTGATCTTCTCTGAACCTTTTAAAATCACGCCTCAATCTGACCGCATGGGCTACCGGATGGAAGGTCCCAAGCTTACATTAGAAAACAAAGCAGAAATGATTTCGGAAGCTGTCACCTTTGGAACCATTCAAGTTCCTGCTGACGGGAACCCGATTATTCTGCTTGCTGACAGGCAAACAACGGGAGGATATCCGAAGATCGCACAGGTAGCATCTGTCGATTTGCCCTACCTTTCCCAATTCAAACCTGGAGAAGTTGTTCAATTTAAGGAAATATCGCTCGACGAAGCTCAGGAGCTGCTGATTGATAGAGAAAGAAGATTGCAGCACTTAAAACAGGGGCTGTTCCTAAAAACGAGTTAG
- the speD gene encoding adenosylmethionine decarboxylase, producing MKLTSEQRIQLHEFNNLTKSLSFNMYDVCYTKTKEEREAYIHYIDEQYNAERLTKILKNVTDIIGAHVLNVAQQNYVPQGASVTILVSEGPVVEVPNESYEESPGPLPDSVVMQLDKSHITVHTYPEYHPNEGISTFRADIDVSTCGEISPLKALNYLIHSFDTDIMTMDYRVRGFTRDINGEKLFIDHDINSIQNYIPEKVKDAYDMIDVNVYPQNIFHTKCKLKEFDLNNYLFGYTKDKLSKNERNEITDRLKIEMDEIFYGKNMKPFSG from the coding sequence TTGAAACTAACTTCTGAACAGAGGATTCAGCTGCATGAATTCAATAACCTTACAAAATCGCTGAGCTTCAATATGTACGATGTTTGTTACACGAAAACAAAAGAAGAACGTGAAGCTTATATACACTATATTGATGAGCAGTACAATGCGGAGCGTTTAACCAAAATCTTAAAAAATGTTACGGATATTATCGGTGCGCATGTACTGAATGTGGCACAGCAAAACTATGTGCCGCAGGGGGCAAGCGTGACAATTCTCGTATCCGAGGGTCCAGTTGTAGAAGTTCCTAATGAATCGTACGAAGAATCACCAGGTCCGCTTCCTGATTCGGTCGTTATGCAGCTTGATAAAAGCCATATTACCGTCCATACATATCCTGAATACCACCCGAATGAAGGAATCAGCACCTTCAGAGCGGATATTGATGTGTCAACTTGCGGGGAAATCTCACCCCTTAAAGCACTCAATTATTTAATCCATTCCTTTGATACAGATATAATGACAATGGATTACAGGGTGCGAGGTTTCACGAGGGATATTAACGGCGAGAAGCTGTTTATTGACCACGACATCAATTCTATTCAAAATTACATCCCGGAAAAGGTGAAGGACGCATACGACATGATCGATGTAAATGTGTACCCTCAGAATATCTTCCACACTAAATGCAAACTGAAGGAATTTGATTTAAATAATTATTTATTCGGTTATACGAAGGACAAGCTCAGTAAAAATGAGAGAAACGAAATTACAGACCGATTAAAAATTGAAATGGACGAAATTTTTTACGGAAAGAATATGAAGCCATTTTCAGGATGA
- the fdhD gene encoding formate dehydrogenase accessory sulfurtransferase FdhD: MKPVEIKRKILRISDGIAMGEEDSIVTEYPVTIKVNGEEFVTMICSPEFIEDMVIGYLASEGIIQTCEDIKEIWIQEKAGFVHVKTLKDYPYFHHFQNKRYLTSCCGMSRQGFVFASDARTAKKIDGIHVQITSDKCFSLMNDMQSLAGVFHLTGGVHNAALCDENGVLLCRMDIGRHNALDKIYGHCLKNNISVHNKILVFSGRISSEILMKTAKIGCEIVLSKSAPTELALEMAEELGITVVGFIRDSSLNVYTHPQRIILERNI, from the coding sequence TTGAAACCAGTAGAAATAAAACGCAAAATACTCCGCATTTCAGACGGCATCGCTATGGGGGAAGAGGATTCAATCGTTACAGAATATCCGGTAACCATTAAGGTTAACGGGGAAGAATTTGTAACGATGATCTGCTCGCCTGAATTTATTGAAGACATGGTGATCGGGTATCTGGCGTCAGAAGGAATCATTCAGACCTGCGAGGATATAAAAGAAATCTGGATTCAGGAAAAAGCAGGGTTTGTTCACGTGAAAACATTGAAAGACTATCCTTACTTTCATCATTTTCAAAATAAACGCTATCTGACTTCATGCTGCGGGATGAGCCGGCAGGGCTTTGTATTTGCCAGTGATGCAAGGACAGCAAAAAAAATCGACGGTATACATGTTCAAATAACCTCAGATAAATGCTTTTCCCTTATGAATGATATGCAGAGTCTGGCAGGTGTTTTTCATCTAACAGGAGGTGTGCATAATGCAGCCCTATGTGATGAAAATGGAGTGCTCCTTTGCAGAATGGATATTGGGAGACATAATGCGCTGGATAAGATTTATGGGCACTGCCTTAAAAATAATATCTCCGTTCATAATAAAATCCTTGTTTTCAGCGGGAGAATCTCTTCTGAAATTCTCATGAAAACTGCTAAAATCGGATGTGAGATTGTATTGTCTAAATCTGCTCCAACTGAATTAGCGCTGGAGATGGCTGAAGAACTTGGAATTACAGTAGTCGGATTTATTAGAGATTCATCCTTGAATGTCTATACACATCCTCAAAGAATCATTCTGGAACGAAATATCTGA
- the pxpB gene encoding 5-oxoprolinase subunit PxpB, translated as MEFTLSPLGDAAIIIELGKKIEMNIHENVQHVFSYFDHHSPDWVIECIPAFTTVTLIYDPIKAGRANQHSLPYQIVSEYITETMKTLDKTQSEFGRTIEIPVCYGGELGPDLEFVAEHNKLSAEEVIGIHSANEYLVYMIGFAPGFPYIGGMSEKIAAPRRSSPRLKIPAGSVGIAGSQTGIYPIETPGGWQLIGQTPLKLFQPERKSPSLLKAGDVIQFKPISYDQFLEEKEKMI; from the coding sequence ATGGAGTTTACCCTAAGTCCCTTAGGTGATGCCGCAATAATTATCGAACTTGGAAAGAAAATTGAAATGAATATTCATGAAAACGTTCAGCATGTTTTCTCCTATTTTGATCATCATTCGCCTGATTGGGTGATTGAATGCATTCCTGCGTTCACAACAGTCACGCTTATTTATGATCCTATTAAAGCAGGCAGGGCCAACCAGCATTCCCTTCCCTATCAGATTGTTTCAGAATACATAACAGAAACGATGAAAACCTTGGATAAAACACAATCTGAGTTTGGAAGAACAATTGAAATCCCAGTGTGCTATGGCGGAGAGCTCGGTCCGGATCTGGAATTTGTAGCAGAGCATAACAAGTTATCAGCTGAGGAAGTGATCGGCATTCATTCAGCCAACGAATATTTAGTGTATATGATTGGCTTTGCTCCCGGTTTTCCTTATATTGGCGGAATGTCTGAAAAAATCGCAGCACCAAGAAGAAGTTCTCCAAGATTAAAGATACCCGCTGGCTCAGTTGGAATTGCAGGAAGCCAGACAGGTATCTATCCGATTGAGACACCAGGCGGATGGCAATTAATTGGACAAACCCCTTTAAAACTGTTTCAGCCTGAAAGGAAATCTCCTAGTCTATTAAAAGCCGGGGATGTTATTCAATTCAAACCGATCTCATATGATCAATTTCTTGAAGAAAAGGAGAAAATGATATGA
- the moaA gene encoding GTP 3',8-cyclase MoaA, whose product MKNSVLDSWDRPLRDLRISVTDRCNFRCRYCMPEEIFGPDYSFLSSEKILSFEEIERLAVIFSSLGVKKLRLTGGEPLLRKELPILIRMLKKVDGIEDIGLTTNGSLLKGVAAELYEAGLRRVTVSLDSLNEERFAEMNGRRSKLKNILAGTEAAALAGLQVKINMVVQKGVNDEDVLPMADYFKAQGHTLRFIEYMDVGNSNGWQLDHVVAKSEILSEIGERHPLNKIPPNYTGEVAERYEYQDQSAEIGIISSVTDSFCSTCSRARISAEGKLYTCLFASKGTDLRQLLRSGKSNMELKAIIREIWNHRSDRYSDERTSETRQRNKVEMSHIGG is encoded by the coding sequence ATGAAAAATTCTGTACTTGATTCATGGGACCGTCCGCTCCGTGATTTAAGAATCTCTGTCACAGACCGGTGTAATTTCCGCTGCCGCTACTGCATGCCGGAGGAGATATTCGGCCCTGATTATTCTTTCTTGTCATCTGAGAAAATCTTATCATTTGAGGAGATTGAGAGATTAGCTGTCATCTTTTCATCTTTAGGTGTGAAAAAACTCCGCCTTACTGGAGGAGAACCTCTGCTCAGAAAAGAGCTTCCTATCTTAATAAGGATGCTCAAAAAGGTTGATGGAATTGAAGACATCGGGCTGACGACCAATGGATCGCTTTTAAAAGGGGTTGCAGCTGAACTGTATGAGGCAGGTTTAAGACGCGTCACGGTAAGTTTGGATTCTTTAAATGAAGAGCGTTTTGCCGAGATGAATGGCCGCCGAAGCAAGTTGAAAAACATCCTGGCCGGAACTGAGGCAGCTGCTTTAGCCGGTTTACAGGTCAAGATTAATATGGTTGTACAAAAAGGGGTTAATGATGAAGACGTTCTTCCGATGGCCGATTATTTCAAAGCGCAAGGTCATACCCTCAGATTTATTGAATATATGGATGTGGGAAACTCTAATGGCTGGCAGCTGGACCATGTTGTTGCAAAAAGTGAAATTTTAAGTGAGATAGGAGAGCGTCATCCCTTAAATAAGATTCCTCCGAACTATACCGGAGAAGTCGCTGAAAGATATGAGTATCAAGATCAATCTGCTGAGATCGGCATCATCTCGTCTGTGACAGATTCTTTTTGTTCCACTTGTTCAAGGGCCCGCATATCTGCTGAAGGCAAGCTATACACCTGTCTCTTTGCATCAAAAGGGACAGACCTTAGGCAACTGCTTCGTTCTGGAAAAAGCAATATGGAGCTAAAAGCGATCATTCGGGAAATATGGAATCACCGCAGCGACCGGTACTCTGATGAACGGACAAGTGAGACACGCCAGAGGAATAAAGTAGAGATGTCTCATATCGGAGGATAA
- a CDS encoding endonuclease MutS2, which produces MNDNTFNILDYCTIKETISTYAMTDSGRQRVLAIMPLNHVKQIQALLSETDEAAAIIEKSSSVPISGLEGIEAIVKQFNKGVALRPHHFSQLLSFIEDGLKMKRFMKDKVMLAPRVSSYVFGIEELPEIAAEIIRCIRNGRVDDMANKELSKVRKQLAIANERLKEKLNSIIKSSKYKSYLQDAIISERGGRFCVSVKKEYKGKIRGAVLDASASGSTLYVEPEDAAAIQDQINLLLSQEELESEKILSYLTGLAESHEKQLLQSIEVMVHYDVLFAKAKYSRAIGGTAPAVHDQKMIYLKNAKHPLLGSKAVPLTFEIGKDFQALVITGPNTGGKTVVLKTVGLLVLMAQSGFHIPADKESYIGIYQQILLDIGDGQSIEQNLSTFSSHMTNIISILKKTNEYSLVLLDELGSGTDPGEGMGLASVILEKIHQKGATLLATTHYSEIKDFAESEEGFINGSMDFDLETLQPTYNLKIGEGGESQAFSIALRLGMHPELIEKAHAITYKETKKYGKDQYDLYEKKELDKQISINRYKTKQPKAKEAEVQTFLKGDNVLIKATNEHAIVYTGPDKGGNYTVFVKGTKRSVNHKRMQLHISAKDLYPEDYDFDIIFESAENRKKAVQMNKRHSELTIEREE; this is translated from the coding sequence ATGAACGACAATACTTTTAACATTTTAGATTACTGTACTATAAAAGAAACAATCAGCACTTATGCAATGACAGATTCAGGCAGGCAGCGTGTTTTAGCCATTATGCCGCTTAATCATGTAAAGCAAATACAGGCACTTTTATCAGAGACAGACGAAGCAGCAGCAATTATAGAGAAAAGTTCCAGTGTTCCTATTTCAGGACTTGAGGGCATTGAAGCCATCGTAAAGCAGTTCAATAAAGGTGTTGCTTTAAGACCGCATCACTTTTCCCAGCTCCTGTCATTTATTGAAGATGGCTTAAAAATGAAACGTTTCATGAAAGATAAAGTAATGCTGGCACCTCGTGTTTCTTCGTATGTATTTGGGATTGAAGAGCTTCCGGAGATCGCTGCTGAAATCATCAGATGCATACGCAACGGAAGAGTTGACGACATGGCGAACAAAGAACTGTCAAAAGTAAGAAAGCAGCTGGCGATTGCAAATGAACGTTTGAAAGAAAAACTGAATTCCATCATTAAGTCTTCAAAATATAAGAGCTATCTGCAGGATGCAATTATAAGTGAAAGAGGCGGCCGCTTTTGTGTTTCTGTTAAAAAAGAATATAAAGGAAAAATCAGAGGAGCCGTTCTTGATGCATCAGCCTCCGGTTCAACACTTTATGTTGAACCGGAAGATGCAGCCGCCATTCAGGATCAGATCAATCTTTTATTGTCACAGGAAGAGCTGGAGTCTGAAAAGATTTTAAGCTATTTAACAGGCTTGGCAGAGTCCCATGAAAAACAGCTTCTTCAATCTATAGAAGTGATGGTGCACTACGATGTCTTATTTGCAAAAGCAAAATACAGCCGCGCTATTGGAGGAACCGCACCAGCTGTTCATGATCAAAAAATGATCTATCTTAAAAATGCCAAGCATCCGCTCTTAGGCAGCAAAGCCGTTCCTTTGACTTTCGAAATCGGCAAGGATTTTCAGGCACTCGTCATTACCGGTCCAAATACGGGCGGAAAAACGGTGGTTTTAAAAACGGTAGGTCTACTTGTTCTGATGGCGCAATCCGGTTTTCATATACCTGCTGATAAGGAAAGTTATATCGGCATCTATCAGCAGATTCTGCTGGATATTGGCGATGGTCAAAGCATTGAACAAAACTTGAGCACGTTTAGTTCTCACATGACGAATATTATTTCAATCTTAAAGAAAACAAATGAATATAGCCTTGTTTTGCTTGACGAATTAGGTTCAGGAACAGATCCGGGTGAAGGAATGGGGCTTGCAAGTGTCATCCTTGAAAAGATTCATCAAAAAGGCGCCACCTTGCTTGCCACCACACATTACAGTGAAATAAAGGATTTTGCTGAAAGTGAAGAAGGATTCATAAATGGATCGATGGATTTTGATTTAGAGACCCTTCAGCCCACATATAATCTGAAGATAGGCGAAGGCGGAGAGAGTCAGGCATTTTCAATCGCACTGCGCTTAGGCATGCATCCCGAATTAATTGAAAAAGCCCATGCTATCACTTATAAAGAGACAAAAAAGTATGGGAAAGATCAATATGATTTATATGAAAAAAAGGAACTGGATAAACAAATCTCAATTAATCGTTACAAGACGAAACAGCCAAAAGCAAAAGAGGCGGAGGTTCAGACTTTTTTAAAAGGAGATAACGTGCTTATAAAAGCAACAAATGAGCATGCTATCGTTTATACTGGTCCAGATAAAGGCGGAAATTACACGGTCTTTGTGAAAGGGACAAAACGATCCGTCAATCATAAACGAATGCAGCTTCATATTTCAGCTAAAGACCTTTATCCTGAGGATTACGATTTTGACATCATTTTCGAATCAGCCGAAAATCGAAAAAAAGCAGTGCAGATGAACAAGAGACATTCTGAATTAACCATTGAACGAGAAGAATAG
- a CDS encoding iron-sulfur cluster-binding protein, translated as MPMKIGNEAFFDRVEKGVNNPFMRNAVASAQERMQGRRLQATEELGNWEEWRKLGEEIRTHTMENLDYYLEQLSDNVAKRGGHVFFAATKEEANKYITDIAMQKQAKKVVKSKSMVTEEINLNDALEKAGCEVIETDLGEYILQLDDHDPPSHIVVPALHKNKEQIRDTFKEKRGYEKTEMPEELALFAREQLRKDFLSADLGITGCNFAVAESGSISLVTNEGNAGLVTALPKTQITVMGMERIVPTWEELDVLVSLLCRSAVGQKLTSYITGLTGPKDDGDADGPEEFHLVIVDNGRSNILGTEFQSALHCIRCAACVNVCPVYRHIGGHSYGSIYAGPIGAVLSPLLGGYEDYKELPFASSLCAACTDACPVKIPLHELLIKHRRKIVEDEGKSTFGEKLAMKGYQLAASSPNLYGAGTKSASAVMSPFTSSGSIKKGPGPIKPWTDVRDFPAPSKERFRDWMKGREEK; from the coding sequence ATGCCAATGAAAATAGGAAACGAAGCTTTTTTCGACCGGGTTGAAAAAGGAGTAAACAATCCGTTCATGAGAAATGCCGTTGCTTCTGCACAAGAACGAATGCAGGGAAGACGCCTTCAGGCAACGGAAGAGCTTGGTAATTGGGAAGAGTGGCGGAAACTTGGGGAAGAAATCCGCACACATACAATGGAAAACCTGGATTATTATTTGGAGCAGCTGAGTGATAATGTTGCAAAACGCGGCGGCCATGTCTTTTTTGCCGCAACAAAAGAAGAAGCTAACAAATACATAACAGATATTGCTATGCAGAAACAAGCAAAAAAGGTTGTCAAATCAAAGTCGATGGTAACAGAAGAAATCAACCTGAATGATGCTTTGGAAAAAGCAGGCTGTGAAGTGATTGAGACAGATCTTGGGGAATATATTCTTCAGCTTGATGACCATGATCCCCCTTCGCATATTGTTGTTCCTGCACTTCATAAAAACAAAGAACAAATTCGTGATACATTTAAAGAAAAACGCGGCTACGAAAAAACAGAAATGCCTGAAGAGCTCGCCCTGTTCGCCAGAGAGCAGCTTCGCAAGGATTTCCTAAGCGCAGATTTGGGCATCACGGGATGTAACTTTGCAGTAGCAGAATCCGGCTCAATCAGTTTGGTAACGAATGAAGGAAATGCAGGCCTTGTAACAGCATTGCCGAAAACACAAATAACGGTGATGGGGATGGAGCGCATCGTGCCTACATGGGAAGAGCTTGATGTGTTAGTCAGTTTGCTGTGCAGAAGCGCAGTAGGACAAAAGTTAACGAGCTATATTACGGGATTAACTGGTCCAAAAGACGATGGGGATGCAGACGGTCCAGAAGAATTTCATCTCGTTATCGTAGACAACGGCCGTTCAAATATACTAGGCACTGAGTTTCAAAGTGCTCTTCATTGCATCCGCTGTGCTGCCTGTGTAAATGTATGTCCTGTTTATCGTCATATTGGAGGTCATTCCTACGGATCAATCTATGCGGGTCCAATCGGTGCCGTCCTTTCGCCGCTGCTTGGAGGCTATGAAGATTACAAAGAGCTTCCTTTCGCATCATCTCTATGTGCAGCATGTACAGATGCCTGCCCTGTTAAAATTCCTCTGCATGAACTATTAATCAAGCACCGCCGAAAAATTGTCGAAGATGAAGGGAAATCGACATTTGGGGAAAAGCTTGCAATGAAAGGCTACCAGTTGGCTGCAAGCTCGCCAAATTTATATGGAGCTGGAACAAAATCAGCATCAGCGGTGATGTCGCCATTTACGAGTTCAGGCAGCATCAAAAAAGGACCTGGCCCTATCAAGCCTTGGACAGATGTACGGGACTTTCCTGCTCCAAGTAAAGAGAGATTTAGAGATTGGATGAAGGGGAGAGAGGAGAAATGA
- a CDS encoding phospholipase, translating into MSGRKNIKKRRRCIFPEYRWCGPGCSGPGLPINDVDACCQRHDRCLDRGISSCECDYAFIECLRPKINNHTQKGRNAALMYKVMKLKTLFTCGG; encoded by the coding sequence ATGTCAGGAAGGAAGAACATTAAAAAAAGGCGGCGCTGTATTTTCCCTGAATACAGATGGTGTGGTCCCGGCTGCAGCGGCCCAGGACTTCCGATCAACGATGTGGATGCCTGCTGTCAAAGACATGACCGCTGCTTAGACCGCGGAATTTCATCTTGCGAATGCGATTATGCTTTTATTGAGTGTCTTCGCCCGAAAATCAACAACCATACTCAAAAGGGACGAAACGCTGCGCTTATGTACAAAGTAATGAAATTAAAAACATTATTTACATGCGGCGGCTGA
- a CDS encoding lactate utilization protein C, translating to MIKGNIQNRDPFLETVAAKLGRGRRKEVTKPDWSTTPQWEVLRHADADELVEVLKKQCLLIHTQFIETTASQLSDKMMHVFDEYEVKSAVIAKDERFLEFGLVNEITKAWPNSGIHVHEWDHKLKEKNIEASERADIGIIFSDMTLAESGTVVVFSDKSKGRSINLLPKTCLCIIPKSTIVPRLTQAAEQISALIKKGNHLSSCVDFISGPSNSADIELNLIVGVHGPIKASYIVVHDK from the coding sequence ATGATAAAAGGCAACATACAAAATCGGGATCCATTTCTTGAAACAGTTGCTGCAAAACTCGGCAGGGGCAGAAGAAAAGAAGTTACTAAACCCGATTGGTCCACTACTCCTCAATGGGAAGTATTAAGACATGCGGATGCAGATGAGCTAGTAGAAGTTTTAAAAAAGCAGTGTCTGTTAATCCATACACAGTTTATTGAAACGACTGCTTCTCAGCTTTCTGATAAAATGATGCATGTTTTTGACGAATATGAGGTAAAATCAGCGGTAATCGCCAAAGACGAACGCTTTCTAGAATTTGGTTTGGTTAATGAAATCACGAAAGCATGGCCAAATTCTGGCATACATGTTCACGAATGGGATCACAAATTAAAAGAGAAAAATATTGAAGCTTCGGAAAGAGCCGATATCGGAATCATATTCAGCGACATGACCCTCGCTGAATCAGGAACCGTTGTGGTGTTCAGTGATAAAAGCAAAGGCAGGTCCATAAATCTCCTTCCTAAAACCTGTCTCTGCATCATTCCAAAAAGCACGATTGTACCAAGATTGACTCAAGCGGCTGAACAAATAAGTGCCCTAATTAAAAAGGGTAATCATTTATCGTCATGTGTTGACTTTATATCGGGACCAAGCAACAGTGCCGATATCGAACTTAATCTGATTGTTGGGGTTCACGGGCCGATAAAAGCATCCTATATTGTTGTTCATGATAAATAG